One stretch of Deinococcus apachensis DSM 19763 DNA includes these proteins:
- a CDS encoding isocitrate/isopropylmalate dehydrogenase family protein has translation MAKYRICLIEGDGIGHEVIPAARRVLEASGLDAEYVTAEAGYEYFLEHGTSVPQATYEAVENTDATLFGAATSPSGEKPAGFFGAIRHLRRKYNLYANVRPTRTRPVPGAYENVDLVIVRENTQGLYVEQERRYGDTAIADTVITRDASERIGRFAVDLALKRRKKLTVVHKANVLPVTQGLFMDTVLEQAQGREGLTTNTMIVDNAAMQLVRNPAQFDVMVMTNMFGDILSDLAAGLVGGLGIAASGNVGDQFGIFESVHGSAPDIAGQGISNPTATILAAVLMLDHIGAHDVARRIDDAVNTVLTEGPRTRDLGGTAGTQDFTNAVIARLG, from the coding sequence ATGGCGAAGTACCGCATCTGCTTGATCGAGGGGGACGGCATCGGCCACGAGGTCATCCCCGCCGCCCGCCGGGTTCTGGAGGCCTCGGGCCTGGACGCCGAGTACGTGACGGCCGAAGCCGGGTACGAGTACTTCCTGGAGCACGGCACCAGCGTGCCGCAGGCGACCTACGAGGCGGTCGAGAACACCGACGCCACCCTTTTCGGCGCGGCGACCAGCCCCAGCGGCGAGAAGCCCGCGGGCTTTTTCGGCGCGATCCGCCACCTGCGGCGCAAGTACAACCTCTATGCGAATGTGCGCCCCACCCGCACCCGCCCGGTGCCCGGCGCCTACGAGAACGTGGACCTGGTGATCGTGCGTGAGAACACCCAGGGCCTGTACGTCGAGCAGGAGCGGCGCTACGGTGACACGGCGATTGCCGATACGGTGATCACGAGGGACGCCAGCGAACGCATCGGCCGCTTCGCGGTGGACCTCGCCCTCAAGCGGCGGAAGAAGCTGACGGTCGTTCACAAGGCCAACGTGCTGCCGGTGACCCAGGGCCTGTTCATGGACACCGTGCTGGAGCAGGCGCAGGGCCGGGAAGGGCTGACCACGAACACGATGATCGTGGACAACGCGGCGATGCAGCTCGTCCGCAACCCCGCCCAGTTCGACGTGATGGTCATGACGAACATGTTCGGCGACATCCTCTCGGACCTGGCCGCTGGGCTGGTGGGCGGGCTGGGCATCGCGGCGAGCGGCAACGTGGGCGACCAGTTCGGCATCTTCGAGAGCGTTCACGGCAGCGCGCCCGACATCGCTGGGCAGGGGATCAGCAACCCCACCGCGACGATCCTGGCCGCCGTCCTGATGCTCGATCACATCGGCGCGCACGACGTGGCCCGCCGCATCGACGACGCGGTAAACACGGTCCTCACCGAGGGGCCGCGCACCCGCGACCTGGGCGGCACGGCGGGGACGCAGGACTTTACCAACGCGGTGATCGCGCGCCTGGGCTGA